The Takifugu rubripes chromosome 7, fTakRub1.2, whole genome shotgun sequence genome has a segment encoding these proteins:
- the dtnbp1a gene encoding dysbindin-A produces MFENFRERLHMVQHDFTTSFKTLGDKSRDTKTKWQARFDQSHPLHYNAGLDILSRYEESWVPLHKRTKDCAETAETVDEEVVMLSAHVERRRSALTNLQGQLQGLPAFISDLDAITANIAHLEGDFEEMESRLVYLETLCCQCEELSSKQHHISTLEVYQKQKRKEVEVLEAELKSQYTQWTAELEQAVHQKLREQQKIYEEAFKQDVKNYLSTGYLQHREPAESNINVLDQMTVTDVTDQEALDDFLNSPDVGVGSPQSAPDVDATLSESSGSSDAFLLRQDGAAEEGSSEESDEPLVQSDEDDVQPDSSLIGTQGGVG; encoded by the exons ATGTTCGAAAACTTCCGAGAACGGCTTCATATGGTGCAGCATGATTTCACAACAAG CTTTAAGACCCTGGGTGACAAATCAAGAGACACCAAGACCAAGTGGCAAGCCAG GTTTGACCAGAGCCATCCTCTTCATTACAACGCTGGGCTGGACATCCTCAGcag GTATGAGGAGAGCTGGGTTCCACTCCATAAAAGAACAAAGGACTGTGCTGAGACTGCAGAG ACTGTAGATGAAGAGGTGGTTATGCTGTCGGCACACGTGGAGAGAAGAAGATCGGCTCTGACAAACCTCCAGGGACAACTGCAGGGCTTACCAGCCTTCATCAGTGACCTAGACGCCATCACTGCTAACATAG cacatCTGGAGGGGGACTTtgaggagatggagagcaggTTGGTCTACCTGGAGACTCTTTGCTGTCAGTGTGAGGAGCTGAGTTCCAAACAGCACCACATCAGCACGCTGGAGGTCTACCAGAAGCAGAAGAG GAAGGAAGTGGAGGTGCTGGAAG CGGAGCTGAAGTCTCAGTACACTCAGTGGacagcagagctggagcaggCCGTTCATCAGAAACTCCGAGAACAACAGAAGATCTATGAAGAAGCCTTTAAGCAAGACGTGAAGAATTACCTGTCCACCGGGTACCTGCAGCACAGAG AGCCTGCAGAGTCCAACATTAACGTTCTGGATCAGATGACGGTGACGGACGTGACGGACCAGGAGGCTCTGGACGACTTCCTGAACTCCCCTGATGTGGGCGTCGGATCCCCACAGTCAG ctccagatgttgatgCCACCCTTTCGGAATCTTCGGGAAGCTCCGACGCTTTCCTTCTCCGTCAGGATGGAGCGGCGGAGGAAGGAAGCAGTGAGGAGAGCGACGAGCCTCTGGTCCAGTCGGATGAGGACGACGTTCAGCCAGACTCATCTCTGATTGGAACacaggggggggtggggtag
- the dyrk1b gene encoding dual specificity tyrosine-phosphorylation-regulated kinase 1B isoform X2 — protein MTSQHTHTHPSFSSIHSMAEQQQVISDTNILQRRIPPSFRDPASAPLRKLSVDLIKTYKHINEVYYTKKKRRAQQVPPEDSSTKKERKVYNDGYDDDNYDYIVKNGEKWLDRYEIDSLIGKGSFGQVVKAYDHHEQEWIAIKIIKNKKAFLNQAQIELRLLELMNKHDTEMKYYIVHLKRHFMFRNHLCLVFELLSYNLYDLLRNTNFRGVSLNLTRKFAQQLCTALLFLATPELSIIHCDLKPENILLCNPKRSAIKIVDFGSSCQLGQRIYQYIQSRFYRSPEVLLGMPYDLAIDMWSLGCILVEMHTGEPLFSGSNEVDQMNKIVEVLGVPPSHMLDAAPKARKYFDKLSDGLWTVKKNKDSKKEYKPPATRRLHEILGVETGGPGGRRAGEPGHAPCDYLKFKDLILRMLDYDPKSRITPFYALQHNFFKKTTDEGTNTSSSTSTSPAMDHSHSASTTSSVSSSGGSSGSSNDNRNYRYSNRYYNSAVTHSDYEMTSPQAPSQQQIRIWPGSEGGGGGQDPSYTQLLLHKPAASQQHQRHFLDPPHHPHPTYSHHGNGERGLRQAGQTGIGGGGGQQGSPPEMSDSMDVGVSLGLHHLGAVSSMEASQFGSASLPLSLPIGLSAFRTRTAPNAPGPKAPPPDDYYPVSNNNNATAGGRGRPDSEEGAANS, from the exons ATGACCAGccagcacacacatacacatccctccttcagctccatccaCTCCATggccgagcagcagcag GTTATTTCTGATACAAACATACTCCAGCGGAGGATCCCCCCAAGTTTCAGAGACCCTGCCAGTGCTCCACTGAGGAAGCTCTCTGTTGACCTCATCAAAACATACAAGCACATCAATGAG GTGTATTATACTAAGAAGAAGAGGCGGGCCCAGCAAGTCCCTCCAGAAGACAGCAGCACCAAGAAGGAGAGAAAAGTTTACAACGATGGCTACGACGATGACAACTACGACTACATTgttaaaaatggagaaaagtgGCTGGACCGCTATGAGATAGACTCACTGATTGGGAAAGGCTCATTTGGACAG GTGGTGAAGGCCTACGACCACCATGAGCAGGAATGGATCGCCATTAAGATCATCAAGAACAAAAAGGCCTTTCTAAACCAGGCCCAGATTGAACTACGCCTGCTGGAGCTCATGAACAAGCATGACACTGAAATGAAATATTACATAG TCCACCTGAAGCGTCACTTTATGTTTAGAAACCATCTCTGTTTGGTGTTTGAGTTGTTAAGCTACAATCTGTATGATCTTTTGAGGAATACCAACTTCAGAGGAGTTTCCCTCAATCTCACCAGGAAATTTGCACAACAGCTCTGTACAG CTTTATTATTCCTGGCCACTCCAGAGTTGTCAATCATCCACTGTGACCTAAAACCAGAGAATATCCTGCTGTGTAACCCCAAACGGTCTGCCATCAAGATTGTGGACTTTGGATCTTCCTGTCAGCTTGGACAGAGG ATCTATCAGTACATCCAAAGCAGGTTTTACCGATCTCCTGAAGTTCTGTTGGGAATGCCATATGACCTGGCCATCGACATGTGGTCTCTGGGATGTATCCTGGTGGAGATGCACACGGGAGAGCCTCTCTTCAGTGGCTCTAATGAG GTTGACCAAATGAATAAAATCGTGGAGGTTCTGGGTGTCCCGCCCAGCCACATGCTGGATGCAGCACCTAAAGCTAGGAAGTACTTTGACAAGTTGTCAGATGGTCTTTGGACTGTCAAGAAGAACAAGGACTCAAAGAAG GAGTATAAACCTCCAGCAACACGGCGTCTTCATGAGATTTTGGGTGTTGAAACAGGGGGTCCAGGGGGGCGGCGGGCAGGGGAGCCAGGACACGCCCCCTGTGACTACCTGAAGTTTAAAG ATCTGATCTTGCGCATGCTGGATTATGATCCAAAAAGCCGCATCACACCATTCTACGCACTGCAGCACAACTTCTTCAAGAAGACAACAGATGAAGGAACTAACACCAGTTCATCGACATCCACGTCCCCCGCCATGGACCACTCCCATTCAGCCTCCACTACCAGCTCTGTGTCTAGCTCTG GTGGCTCCAGTGGTTCTTCCAACGACAACCGCAACTACCGCTACAGCAACCGCTACTACAACTCTGCTGTGACACACTCAGACTATGAGATGACGAGCCCTCAG GCTCCGtctcagcagcagatcagaatATGGCCAGGCAgtgagggtggaggtgggggacaGGACCCATCATACACCCAGTTGCTCCTTCACAAGCCAGCTGCCTCCCAGCAACACCAGCGCCACTTCCTGGacccaccccaccacccccacccaacCTACTCCCATCACGGAAATGGCGAGCGCGGCCTGCGCCAGGCTGGACAGACGGGCATCGGTGGAGGTGGGGGCCAGCAGGGATCCCCGCCAGAAATGAGTGACAGCATGGATGTGGGTGTGTCCCTGGGGCTGCACCACCTGGGGGCAGTGTCTTCCATGGAGGCCTCTCAGTTTGGTTCTgcctctctgcccctctctctgCCAATTGGATTATCAGCCTTCCGAACTCGTACAGCCCCCAACGCCCCAGGGCCAAAAGCCCCACCCCCTGACGACTACTACCCTGTCTCCAACAATAATAATGCTACTGCAGGGGGCAGAGGCAGGCCAGACTCAGAGGAGGGGGCAGCCAACTCTTGA
- the dyrk1b gene encoding dual specificity tyrosine-phosphorylation-regulated kinase 1B isoform X1, translated as MVITSSVEDKTAPPSRMVQSETWVSSALLRKNKSVSSSGCPPTSSSSSYSSSSSYSSSSSSTAQGFSLAEPAMTSQHTHTHPSFSSIHSMAEQQQVISDTNILQRRIPPSFRDPASAPLRKLSVDLIKTYKHINEVYYTKKKRRAQQVPPEDSSTKKERKVYNDGYDDDNYDYIVKNGEKWLDRYEIDSLIGKGSFGQVVKAYDHHEQEWIAIKIIKNKKAFLNQAQIELRLLELMNKHDTEMKYYIVHLKRHFMFRNHLCLVFELLSYNLYDLLRNTNFRGVSLNLTRKFAQQLCTALLFLATPELSIIHCDLKPENILLCNPKRSAIKIVDFGSSCQLGQRIYQYIQSRFYRSPEVLLGMPYDLAIDMWSLGCILVEMHTGEPLFSGSNEVDQMNKIVEVLGVPPSHMLDAAPKARKYFDKLSDGLWTVKKNKDSKKEYKPPATRRLHEILGVETGGPGGRRAGEPGHAPCDYLKFKDLILRMLDYDPKSRITPFYALQHNFFKKTTDEGTNTSSSTSTSPAMDHSHSASTTSSVSSSGGSSGSSNDNRNYRYSNRYYNSAVTHSDYEMTSPQAPSQQQIRIWPGSEGGGGGQDPSYTQLLLHKPAASQQHQRHFLDPPHHPHPTYSHHGNGERGLRQAGQTGIGGGGGQQGSPPEMSDSMDVGVSLGLHHLGAVSSMEASQFGSASLPLSLPIGLSAFRTRTAPNAPGPKAPPPDDYYPVSNNNNATAGGRGRPDSEEGAANS; from the exons ATGGTGATCACATCATCCGTGGAGGACAAGACTGCGCCCCCTTCTAGGATGGTCCAATCAGAAACCTGGGTCTCCTCTGCCCTGTTGCGCAAAAACAAGA GTGTAAGCAGCTCAGGATGtccacccacctcctcctcctcctcctactcctcctcctcctcctactcctcctcctcctcctccactgcccAGGGCTTCTCCCTCGCTGAGCCAGCCATGACCAGccagcacacacatacacatccctccttcagctccatccaCTCCATggccgagcagcagcag GTTATTTCTGATACAAACATACTCCAGCGGAGGATCCCCCCAAGTTTCAGAGACCCTGCCAGTGCTCCACTGAGGAAGCTCTCTGTTGACCTCATCAAAACATACAAGCACATCAATGAG GTGTATTATACTAAGAAGAAGAGGCGGGCCCAGCAAGTCCCTCCAGAAGACAGCAGCACCAAGAAGGAGAGAAAAGTTTACAACGATGGCTACGACGATGACAACTACGACTACATTgttaaaaatggagaaaagtgGCTGGACCGCTATGAGATAGACTCACTGATTGGGAAAGGCTCATTTGGACAG GTGGTGAAGGCCTACGACCACCATGAGCAGGAATGGATCGCCATTAAGATCATCAAGAACAAAAAGGCCTTTCTAAACCAGGCCCAGATTGAACTACGCCTGCTGGAGCTCATGAACAAGCATGACACTGAAATGAAATATTACATAG TCCACCTGAAGCGTCACTTTATGTTTAGAAACCATCTCTGTTTGGTGTTTGAGTTGTTAAGCTACAATCTGTATGATCTTTTGAGGAATACCAACTTCAGAGGAGTTTCCCTCAATCTCACCAGGAAATTTGCACAACAGCTCTGTACAG CTTTATTATTCCTGGCCACTCCAGAGTTGTCAATCATCCACTGTGACCTAAAACCAGAGAATATCCTGCTGTGTAACCCCAAACGGTCTGCCATCAAGATTGTGGACTTTGGATCTTCCTGTCAGCTTGGACAGAGG ATCTATCAGTACATCCAAAGCAGGTTTTACCGATCTCCTGAAGTTCTGTTGGGAATGCCATATGACCTGGCCATCGACATGTGGTCTCTGGGATGTATCCTGGTGGAGATGCACACGGGAGAGCCTCTCTTCAGTGGCTCTAATGAG GTTGACCAAATGAATAAAATCGTGGAGGTTCTGGGTGTCCCGCCCAGCCACATGCTGGATGCAGCACCTAAAGCTAGGAAGTACTTTGACAAGTTGTCAGATGGTCTTTGGACTGTCAAGAAGAACAAGGACTCAAAGAAG GAGTATAAACCTCCAGCAACACGGCGTCTTCATGAGATTTTGGGTGTTGAAACAGGGGGTCCAGGGGGGCGGCGGGCAGGGGAGCCAGGACACGCCCCCTGTGACTACCTGAAGTTTAAAG ATCTGATCTTGCGCATGCTGGATTATGATCCAAAAAGCCGCATCACACCATTCTACGCACTGCAGCACAACTTCTTCAAGAAGACAACAGATGAAGGAACTAACACCAGTTCATCGACATCCACGTCCCCCGCCATGGACCACTCCCATTCAGCCTCCACTACCAGCTCTGTGTCTAGCTCTG GTGGCTCCAGTGGTTCTTCCAACGACAACCGCAACTACCGCTACAGCAACCGCTACTACAACTCTGCTGTGACACACTCAGACTATGAGATGACGAGCCCTCAG GCTCCGtctcagcagcagatcagaatATGGCCAGGCAgtgagggtggaggtgggggacaGGACCCATCATACACCCAGTTGCTCCTTCACAAGCCAGCTGCCTCCCAGCAACACCAGCGCCACTTCCTGGacccaccccaccacccccacccaacCTACTCCCATCACGGAAATGGCGAGCGCGGCCTGCGCCAGGCTGGACAGACGGGCATCGGTGGAGGTGGGGGCCAGCAGGGATCCCCGCCAGAAATGAGTGACAGCATGGATGTGGGTGTGTCCCTGGGGCTGCACCACCTGGGGGCAGTGTCTTCCATGGAGGCCTCTCAGTTTGGTTCTgcctctctgcccctctctctgCCAATTGGATTATCAGCCTTCCGAACTCGTACAGCCCCCAACGCCCCAGGGCCAAAAGCCCCACCCCCTGACGACTACTACCCTGTCTCCAACAATAATAATGCTACTGCAGGGGGCAGAGGCAGGCCAGACTCAGAGGAGGGGGCAGCCAACTCTTGA